One genomic region from Anopheles bellator chromosome 2, idAnoBellAS_SP24_06.2, whole genome shotgun sequence encodes:
- the LOC131207072 gene encoding AT-rich binding protein-like, protein MGGAASSAQQQQQFAQLQQAQQHQLQEQHGQQQQQPSNQLQNQHQQQSLALSLGQSTSQSLTLSPSSSSYYSSCCSDMAAAALSSLMATTSQFTQFQNTLNFVSGGGAIVTGSAASTSSHVSTSSAASSTRSSGDGNNSAANGGAGGDSTSSSCPTTMDGNDDGGQGGQGGAPVTPATASQHVNTFDSTLAALAATTASQISSYDPAARSLLRSAETEGGRKLRTHQTDLPAAILMQANLLDGAGGHLNLLTDAERSADSGSGRPTRHHDETTTVSVVDDDVS, encoded by the exons ATGGGCGGCGCGGCTTCTTCCGCG cagcaacagcagcaattcGCCCAGCTGCAGCAAGCACAACAACACCAGCTCCAAGAGCAacacggtcagcagcagcagcaaccatcgAATCAGCTCCaaaaccagcaccagcagcaatcgcTCGCCTTGTCGCTTGGGCAGAGCACCTCTCAGTCGCTGACCCTGTCGCCCTCGTCCAGCTCGTACtacagcagctgctgctcggacatggcggcggccgccctTTCCTCGCTGATGGCGACCACGAGCCAGTTTACGCAGTTTCAGAACACGCTGAACTTTgtcagcggtggtggtgccatcgTTACGGGTAGTGCTGCCAGCACCAGTAGCCACGTCAGCACgagcagtgctgccagcagcaCACGAAGCAGTGGTGACGGCAACAACTCGGCCGCcaacggtggcgctggcggcgaTAGCACTTCCAGCAGCTGCCCCACCACGATGGATGGcaacgacgatggtggccaggGTGGCCAGGGTGGAGCCCCGGTCACTCCAGCCACTGCCAGCCAGCATGTGAACACCTTCGACAGTACACTGGCAGCACTGGCCGCGACGACGGCTTCTCAGATCAGCAGTTACGATCCTGCTGCGCGTAGCCTGCTACGATCCGCTGAGACCGAAGGAGGCCGCAAACTGCGCACCCACCAAACGGACCTGCCGGCTGCCATTCTGATGCAGGCCAACCTTCtggacggtgccggtggccacctcAATCTACTGACCGACGCCGAACGGAGTGCCGACAGCGGCTCGGGCCGGCCAACGAGGCACCATGACGAGACGACGACAGTCTCCGTAGTCGATGATGACGTGTCGTAA
- the LOC131211050 gene encoding coiled-coil domain-containing protein 134-like isoform X1 translates to MVKMSNKSYSGVQCLLVLAIIPVLCGIFDVQVNFPLFAVAADADKGPELDLSKIINYNVYSKIFVRKREEHKLLVNHFQSIDDYAKRYKLMKLGIDEVIRVIREEGGKLRGNRITADSEFPKIQELINALAQFLENTCLFGEIVLHFPDMSFRMLKSVSDWRELMTQALTYTKTFKQALDDKSIELLTLLNQEINEDQRTADYVNPYRDQEQDPSSDASTKKKSKTKPKKGPSLIPPKNEL, encoded by the exons atggtgaaaatgagTAATAAGTCCTACTCAGGCGTACAGTGTTTATTGGTTTTAGCCATAATACCGGTTCTATGCGGAATTTTCGATGTGCAGGTTAATTTTCCGTTATTTGCAGTGGCTGCAGATGCTGACAAGGGACCGGAATTGGATCTGAGCAAAATAATCAACTATAATGTGT ATTCGAAGATATTTGTACGCAAACGAGAGGAACATAAACTACTGGTGAACCATTTCCAATCTATCGACGATTATGCTAAGCGCTACAAGTTGATGAAGCTTGGCATAGATGAAGTTATTCGG GTCATCCGAGAGGAAGGCGGCAAGCTGCGCGGAAATCGCATCACGGCTGATTCCGAGTTTCCCAAAATTCAGGAATTGATAAATGCACTGGCGCAGTTCCTCGAAAATACGTGTctcttcggtgaaattgtgCTGCACTTTCCAGACATGTCGTTCCGTATGCTTAAAAGCGTTTCCGATTGGCGTGAGCTAATGACACAGGCATTGACCTACACAAAAACGTTCAAGCAAGCTCTGGACGATAAATCGATCGAATTGCTCACTCTGTTGAATCAGGAAATTAACGAAGACCAACGCACTGCCGATTACGTCAACCCGTACCGCGACCAAGAGCAAGACCCTTCTTCGGATGCTTctacaaagaaaaaaagcaaaacgaaacccaagAAAGGGCCATCGCTGATACCTCCGAAGAATGAATTATAA
- the LOC131211050 gene encoding coiled-coil domain-containing protein 134-like isoform X2 — translation MKLGIDEVIRVIREEGGKLRGNRITADSEFPKIQELINALAQFLENTCLFGEIVLHFPDMSFRMLKSVSDWRELMTQALTYTKTFKQALDDKSIELLTLLNQEINEDQRTADYVNPYRDQEQDPSSDASTKKKSKTKPKKGPSLIPPKNEL, via the exons ATGAAGCTTGGCATAGATGAAGTTATTCGG GTCATCCGAGAGGAAGGCGGCAAGCTGCGCGGAAATCGCATCACGGCTGATTCCGAGTTTCCCAAAATTCAGGAATTGATAAATGCACTGGCGCAGTTCCTCGAAAATACGTGTctcttcggtgaaattgtgCTGCACTTTCCAGACATGTCGTTCCGTATGCTTAAAAGCGTTTCCGATTGGCGTGAGCTAATGACACAGGCATTGACCTACACAAAAACGTTCAAGCAAGCTCTGGACGATAAATCGATCGAATTGCTCACTCTGTTGAATCAGGAAATTAACGAAGACCAACGCACTGCCGATTACGTCAACCCGTACCGCGACCAAGAGCAAGACCCTTCTTCGGATGCTTctacaaagaaaaaaagcaaaacgaaacccaagAAAGGGCCATCGCTGATACCTCCGAAGAATGAATTATAA
- the LOC131211052 gene encoding nuclear cap-binding protein subunit 2: protein MSSQISAVHTPSVALSKYRDQHFKGTRQEQEKLLRFSATLYVGNLSFYTTEEQIHELFSRCGDLRRIIMGLDKYKKTPCGFCFVEYYSRMDAEHAMRYINGTRLDDRIVRVDWDAGFLEGRQFGRGKTGGQVRDEYRQDHDLGRGGYGKMVQMGQLGAPTMRD from the exons ATGTCCTCTCAGATCAGCGCCGTTCACACGCCTTCGGTGGCACTCAGTAAATATCGGGACCAGCACTTCAAG GGTACCCGGCAAGAGCAAGAAAAGTTGCTACGCTTCTCTGCAACCCTCTACGTAGGCAATCTGTCGTTTTACACCACCGAGGAGCAGATCCACGAGTTGTTCTCTCGCTGCGGCGATTTGAGACGTATCATCATGGGTCTCGACAAGTACAAGAAAACACCGTGCGGGTTCTGCTTTGTCGAATACTACTCCCGGATGGACGCAGAACACGCGATGCGCTACATCAACGGAACACGACTTGACGATCGTATTGTGCGTGTCGATTGGGATGCAGGATTCTTGGAGGGCCGACAGTTTGGACGGGGCAAAACAGGTGGCCAGGTGCGAGATGAGTACCGACAAGATCACGATCTGGGGCGAGGAGGTTACGGTAAAATGGTGCAGATGGGACAGCTCGGTGCACCGACGATGCGCGATTAG
- the LOC131207073 gene encoding meckelin codes for MSDSTCFEGTKLIRSRILALLLGLLTFTCSEWLVSANVNFYNSNDEQLYVTPDDCKANEYFDLFAMKCVLCDDGLHLVPARDKLSCMCNEQSVPIRDHESALQRPVCQNVSEFFAQFAAAERFDTVNFCKTTQIGIVNTTKSSRTVYQRRRTFPPGTERSVCECDLKANSLYVEPDVRLQHGPGAGDSRGAHNFCLPHALLRDVQNYPLFSPSRHLHQGRQNVNVYKNIKYLIVFCHVMRSPRHCQQLANLCVLSFYSLDRYSPCAIFYAYQTYDVTGMGAGGASIPGVVSASQSYLAGDGGPGGVVPKTALDVVRPGLFYRRGKYVSELLEKYLDFEYDSSEANQVNSTLNLTLVSYDVAGHLRQFRELRFADLNLCERYDASQEQRIRFGQRYHRKCRLNVNRLVDDFRDLEFISLYVNYYEQRVRLMRPVPVHIRDAFSQNSDPEPDRWQLVKRFLLVDPVSGSNELQRPKLYGEVDVKSQLFFVRYVKKVHLEFKLHPDHVKYPNRISIPLVRLEYGLLNTSEARFSFYGNTVEFEFNVSFTKAYSYASLLEILLPIFTLLAFSVTIFQTYCYKLRQNKLYYDIEVFWNFFIFLGSYLGTAFLIVLAIIVLHVFFTYKTQTTIHLLLPVEVQNVVEVFIYVGLAFKLLKLLRVFCYMGNVDIFFIDWERPKIFDIGTMGQRMHQLDTPSIASSTNTRPTSHDSVSAWRNYFIANEWQELATRRKISMFAHILLLAILFVVCGFENWSSNAFHLHLHRSKEALGPPDKLLLLAVGILIYSSVYAAQRLYKFLIHDRFIENAIQQFIDVASIANISVFILSMESYGYYIHGRSPHGFSDTDMCSMIMQFKREEENLCGNRGLLPGSEQQTYSILVPKNLRLFYDKLITPLRNSSSLGPHQHLNQPRLIGSAKMSTNEVFTSPGGGRLEYNFERTILTYYNVNRFFAAFVDHALKDLDYIIQERTILENILNCEFQNFVTDNKGVFYIDNGHSFDQILFYGNEGVFFQVELLLFCCILLLTGSYLLAAIVIGIVYKCFEVVMHSVLKNNLAKKTLIDKRFLI; via the exons GAATCCTGGCGCTGTTGCTCGGCCTATTAACATTCACGTGCAGCGAGTGGCTGGTTTCGGCAAACGTTAATTTTTATAACTCGAACGATGAGCAGTTGTACGTCACGCCCGACGATTGTAAGGCAAACGAATACTTTGACCTGTTCGCAATGAAGTGTGTCCTGTGCGACGATGGACTACATCTGGTGCCCGCTAGGGATA AATTGTCGTGCATGTGCAACGAGCAGTCCGTGCCAATACGTGACCATGAAAGTGCACTTCAGCGTCCGGTTTGTCAAAACGTGAGCGAATTCTTCGCCCAGTTCGCGGCGGCCGAGCGCTTTGATACGGTGAACTTTTGTAAAACCACCCAAATCGGCATCGTCAATACGACAAAATCATCCAGGACCGTTTACCAGCGACGCCGCACGTTCCCTCCCGGCACCGAGCGCAGCGTGTGCGAGTGCGACCTAAAGGCCAACTCGCTGTACGTTGAGCCGGATGTGCGGCTCCAGCACGGTCCTGGTGCCGGGGATTCGCGCGGTGCCCATAACTTCTGCCTGCCGCATGCTTTACTGCGCGACGTGCAGAACTATCCGCTGTTCAGTCCGAGCCGGCATCTGCACCAAGGCCGGCAGAACGTGAACGTGTACAAAAATATCAAGTATCTAATAGTGTTTTGTCATGTGATGCGAAGCCCGCGGCACTGCCAGCAGTTGGCAAATTTGTGTGTCCTCAGCTTCTACAGCCTGGACCGGTACTCGCCCTGTGCCATTTTCTACGCCTATCAAACGTACGACGTTACTGGGATGGGGGCCGGCGGGGCCAGCATTCCTGGAGTGGTCAGCGCAAGCCAGAGCTATCTGGCCGGCGACGGAGGGCCGGGCGGTGTCGTGCCCAAAACGGCGCTCGATGTCGTTCGTCCTGGGTTGTTCTATCGGCGCGGCAAGTACGTCAGCGAGTTGCTGGAGAAGTATCTGGACTTTGAGTATGACAGCAGTGAGGCCAATCAG GTGAATAGCACACTCAATCTCACCCTTGTGAGCTACGATGTGGCCGGACATTTGCGACAATTTCGCGAGCTTCGTTTCGCCGATCTGAATCTATGCGAACGATACGATGCCAGCCAGGAGCAGCGTATCCGGTTCGGCCAGCGCTACCACCGGAAGTGTCGGCTAAACGTGAACCGGCTGGTGGACGATTTTCGTGACCTAGAGTTCATTTCACTGTACGTCAACTATTACGAGCAACGGGTGCGTCTAATGCGCCCTGTTCCGGTGCACATTCGGGACGCGTTCAGCCAGAACAGCGACCCAGAACCGGACAGGTGGCAGCTGGTTAAACGGTTTCTGCTAGTTGATCCCGTTTCCGGCTCGAACGAGCTGCAAAGGCCAAAGCTGTACGGAGAAGTTGATGTGAAGAGCCAACTTTTCTTCGTAAGATACGTAAAGAAGGTGCACTTGGAGTTTAAGCTACATCCGGACCATGTCAAGTATCCGAACCGGATCTCCATTCCACTCGTTCGATTGGAGTATGGGCTGCTCAACACTTCCGAGGCCCGATTTTCATTCTACGGAAACACCGTGGAGTTTGAGTTTAACGTTTCGTTCACTAAGGCATACAGTTACGCGTCGTTGCTTGAG ATTCTTCTTCCAATTTTCACCTTGCTTGCGTTTTCTgtgaccatttttcaaacgtACTGCTACAAGCTGCGCCAGAACAAGCTGTATTACGACATAGAGGTCTTTTGGAACTTTTTCATCTTCCTTGGCTCGTACCTTGGCACGGCTTTCCTTATTGTACTGGCCATCATAGTGCTGCACGTATTCTTCACCTATAAAACGCAGACCACTATTCACCTGTTGCTTCCAGTGGAGGTCCAGAATGTTGTAGAGGTTTTCATCTACGTGGGATTGGCGTTTAAA TTACTTAAATTATTGCGAGTGTTTTGTTACATGGGAAATGTAGACATTTTCTTCATCGACTGGGAAAGACCGAAGATATTCGATATTGGTACCATGGGCCAAAGGATGCATCAGTTGGATACGCCGTCGATTGCATCTAGTACAAAT ACCCGTCCGACCTCCCATGATAGCGTTTCTGCGTGGAGAAATTATTTCATTGCAAACGAATGGCAAGAGTTGGCCACTAGACGGAAGATATCGATGTTTGCCCACATCCTTCTGCTTGCCATTCTctttgtggtgtgtggttttgAGAATTGGTCTTCCAATGCATTTCACCTGCATCTGCACCGTAGCAAAGAGGCACTGGGACCACCAGACAAACTGCTCCTGCTTGCGGTCGGCATACTGATCTACTCATCGGTCTACGCCGCTCAGCGGCTGTACAAATTTTTGATCCACGACCGGTTCATAGAAAATGCCATTCAGCAGTTTATCGATGTGGCGTCGATTGCAAACATATCGGTGTTCATACTGAGCATGGAGTCGTACGGTTACTATATTCACGGTCGGTCGCCCCACGGTTTCTCCGACACGGACATGTGCTCAATGATCATGCAGTTTAAGCGCGAAGAGGAAAACCTGTGCGGAAACCGGGGCTTGCTACCGGGCTCGGAACAGCAAACGTACTCCATCCTGGTGCCAAAGAATCTTCGGTTGTTCTACGATAAACTGATCACTCCGCTGCGCAATTCTTCCTCGCTCGGGCCACACCAGCATCTGAATCAGCCGCGACTGATTGGCAGTGCGAAAATGAGTACGAACGAAGTGTTCACCAGCCCAGGTGGCGGACGGTTGGAGTACAATTTCGAACGCACCATTCTAACGTACTACAACGTGAACCGATTCTTCGCTGCATTCGTTGATCAT GCATTGAAAGATCTGGACTACATCATCCAAGAGCGAACTATTTTGGAGAATATTTTGAActgtgaatttcaaaactttgttACCGATA ACAAAGGCGTGTTCTACATCGATAACGGTCACTCGTTCGACCAAATTCTGTTCTACGGCAATGAAGGAGTATTCTTCCAAGTCGAGCTACTGCTTTTCTGCTGTATTCTGCTACTGACCGGCAGTTATCTGCTGGCCGCGATCGTGATTGGTATCGTCTACAAGTGTTTCGAAGTAGTTATGCATTCGGTGTTGAAAAATAACCTTGCCAAGAAAACGCTCATCGACAAGCGGTTTTTGATTTAA